The genomic interval TCGATCTCGATCCCGACCAGCTTGCGCTTGACCCCATTCGTGCGGATCGACTCCAGGGCGCCTTTGCCGATGTAATCCTGCGACTGCTCCTGGACGAGACGCTCCAGGCCCATGACCTCGAACGGGTTGTGCTCCAGGCGGATGTCCGAGCCGTAGTTGAAGATCCCGGCCTCGATCCGTCGCGCCTCACACGGAGCGATCGGCCGGATGTTGAACTCCTCCCCGGCCTCCATGATCGTGTTCCACAGGTTCACGCCCTCGTCGTAACCGAGCAGGTTCACCTCGAAGCCCTGCACGGCCGTCCAGCCGGTGCGGCTGATCACGACGGGGATGCCCTTGATCTCGAATTTCCCGGTCCAGTAGTACTTCAGGTCGTAGATCCCCGGACCCACGAGCTTCTCGAGGGTCTTGGCGGCCTTCGCTCCCTGGACCTGGCAGGGATAGACGTCCGGCAACGTGACCTCGACATCGAGTCCGGACGTCGCGGCCACGCCCAGCGCGTACAGGCCGGCATCGGAGTCGGCGAGCTGCATCCACCACACGTTCTCCTCGGGGTGCAGCAGGACGGGGTCGTTCACGATGCCGCCGTCCGGTGCGGTCACGAGCATGTACTTGCCCTGGTTCACCTGAACGTTGCTCAGGTCGCGGCACGTGATCATGTCGATCAGCTTGTCGGCGTCCGGTCCACTCACCTGCACGGTTCGCTCCACGGCGACGTCCCACAGGGTCACGTCGTTCAGCAGGGCCCAGTACTCGGTCACCGGGTCGTCGTAGTAGCCGGGCAGGTACATGTGGTTGTAGATGTCATACGAGGTGCAGCCCGCGGCGCGGGTCGCCTCGAAGTACGGGGACTTGCGATACCACGGCCCGAAATACAGGGTCGCGCTC from Actinomycetota bacterium carries:
- a CDS encoding glycine cleavage T C-terminal barrel domain-containing protein; the protein is MLEKSATLYFGPWYRKSPYFEATRAAGCTSYDIYNHMYLPGYYDDPVTEYWALLNDVTLWDVAVERTVQVSGPDADKLIDMITCRDLSNVQVNQGKYMLVTAPDGGIVNDPVLLHPEENVWWMQLADSDAGLYALGVAATSGLDVEVTLPDVYPCQVQGAKAAKTLEKLVGPGIYDLKYYWTGKFEIKGIPVVISRTGWTAVQGFEVNLLGYDEGVNLWNTIMEAGEEFNIRPIAPCEARRIEAGIFNYGSDIRLEHNPFEVMGLERLVQEQSQDYIGKGALESIRTNGVKRKLVGIEIEGDELRAEMSEYWPVHNGGKEVGYMTDAVWSPKLEKNIGYVWVPIELSTPGTKIDIESESGSLVGSTAAIPFVDQKKEVPAADLKS